A window from Pyrococcus kukulkanii encodes these proteins:
- a CDS encoding UPF0179 family protein yields MVITLVGEKLAKPGLEFVYYGPGEPCKTCKLARVCIGNLEPGRRYKIVRVRNIEHPCPLHEGKVRVVEVVEPAIEVLIDPRYAIAGSKIKLSFVECEEPDKIDLVKPEGLFEGDIVKILEILGDVECNGKKYKLARVMREKE; encoded by the coding sequence ATGGTCATCACTCTAGTTGGTGAAAAGTTAGCTAAACCTGGGCTTGAATTCGTATATTATGGACCAGGAGAACCGTGCAAAACATGCAAGCTTGCAAGAGTTTGCATAGGGAACCTAGAACCTGGGAGGAGGTACAAGATAGTTAGGGTAAGGAACATCGAACATCCGTGCCCGCTCCATGAAGGGAAGGTAAGGGTTGTTGAGGTCGTTGAGCCAGCAATAGAAGTGCTTATAGATCCCAGGTACGCAATAGCAGGAAGCAAGATAAAGCTCAGCTTCGTAGAGTGCGAAGAACCAGACAAAATTGACTTAGTAAAACCAGAAGGGCTCTTCGAGGGTGACATTGTCAAAATCCTAGAGATCCTTGGAGATGTTGAGTGTAATGGGAAAAAGTACAAGCTGGCAAGGGTGATGAGGGAAAAAGAATAG
- a CDS encoding NAD(P)-dependent glycerol-1-phosphate dehydrogenase, with product MHLMEFPREVVLGHNLIPEVVNIAKRLKLESPVLVVYGPKTKEIAGKDVERELKSAFDVHSITVKEANTENVKKVLAKIRDLGIKWAIAVGGGSIIDVTKLASYKSGIPFISFPTTASHDGIASANASIKGLGTKTSIKARPPLAVVADIGIIKTAPKRYLAAGVGDVISNITAVRDWRLAHKIRGEYFSEYAAALSLMSAKMVMRDAEVIRLGEDEGVRKVVKALISSGVAMSIAGSSRPASGAEHLFSHALDMLLDKPALHGEQTGIGTIIMAYLHGINWKKIKETLKTVGAPTTAYELGIDPEIIIEALTIAHTIRPERYTILGRDGLTREAAERAAKITGVI from the coding sequence ATGCACTTAATGGAGTTTCCTAGGGAGGTTGTTCTTGGACATAACTTAATTCCCGAGGTTGTTAACATAGCTAAAAGGCTTAAACTTGAATCCCCTGTCCTAGTTGTTTATGGCCCAAAAACGAAAGAAATAGCAGGCAAAGACGTTGAAAGAGAGTTAAAATCAGCTTTTGACGTTCATTCCATCACTGTTAAAGAAGCAAACACGGAGAATGTGAAGAAGGTTCTTGCTAAAATAAGGGATCTGGGGATTAAATGGGCAATAGCGGTTGGCGGTGGAAGCATAATAGATGTAACAAAGCTTGCAAGCTACAAATCAGGCATCCCCTTTATCAGCTTCCCCACAACGGCATCACACGATGGAATAGCAAGTGCAAACGCATCGATAAAGGGGCTTGGGACAAAAACCTCAATAAAGGCAAGACCTCCGCTAGCAGTAGTTGCGGACATAGGGATAATAAAGACCGCTCCCAAACGATACTTAGCCGCAGGTGTTGGAGATGTTATCAGCAACATAACAGCTGTTAGGGATTGGAGATTGGCCCACAAGATTAGAGGAGAATACTTCAGCGAATATGCAGCTGCTTTAAGCCTAATGAGTGCGAAGATGGTTATGAGGGATGCCGAGGTAATAAGGCTCGGAGAAGATGAGGGAGTTAGAAAGGTCGTTAAGGCCCTTATATCAAGTGGAGTGGCCATGAGCATAGCAGGCTCCTCAAGACCAGCAAGTGGAGCTGAGCATCTCTTTAGCCACGCCCTCGATATGTTGCTCGACAAGCCCGCCCTTCATGGCGAGCAGACAGGAATAGGAACGATAATAATGGCTTATCTACACGGAATAAACTGGAAAAAGATAAAGGAAACCCTAAAAACCGTTGGAGCACCAACTACAGCGTACGAGCTTGGAATTGATCCAGAGATTATTATAGAGGCTTTGACAATAGCCCATACGATAAGGCCAGAGAGATACACGATTCTGGGAAGGGATGGCCTCACCAGAGAAGCCGCTGAGAGAGCTGCTAAAATCACGGGTGTAATTTGA
- a CDS encoding arginine--tRNA ligase: MLKRIQLEVENSLREVIREMAPNWEGKIEFADTPNPKMGDFGTAVAFQLARVMKKSPMVIAEELARRLEAKLPEGIREVKAVNGYVNFFINYAEFAKLLMSEILSKATDYGRSEIGKGKKVIVEHTSVNPTKPLHMGHARNAILGDTIARILRFLGYEVEVQNYVDDLGVQFAQVYWGYLNLKEKFEEIYSQLKETGLKDDPIDHALGLLYVEINKLIEENPEVDKEIRKLMRKLEEGDPEGRRLAEEVVRAQMETTYRLKITYDLLVWESDIVARRLFEIALKLLEKNENFYTPQEGKYKGAFVMDLSKLFPDMKNPHLVLRRSDGTATYTGKDIAYHLWKFGKVDVDLLYKRWDFHAWTTAPDGDPMPGRFGNADVVINVIGAEQKHPQLAIKYALQLLGYEDAANNFHHLAYEHVESPEGKFSGRKGTWVGFTVDEVLNEAIKRARELIEEKSPGLSEEEKDEIAQKVGIGAVRYSLIKYSPDKKVVFRWEDVLNFEGESAPYIQYAHARCASILRKAEENGIVTDWKVLLGVANFEKLTEREREVLMLLAKFPEIVEQAGRDVKPHLIAWYANELASLFNKFYMDHPVIKAERGIREARLLLVMAVKQVLRNALWLMGIDAPEKM; encoded by the coding sequence ATGTTGAAGAGGATTCAGCTCGAAGTGGAGAATTCTCTAAGGGAAGTTATTAGAGAGATGGCTCCCAATTGGGAGGGTAAAATAGAATTTGCTGATACGCCAAATCCCAAAATGGGGGATTTTGGAACTGCCGTAGCGTTTCAGCTGGCAAGGGTTATGAAGAAGTCTCCGATGGTTATAGCGGAGGAATTAGCAAGAAGACTTGAGGCAAAGCTGCCGGAGGGGATAAGGGAGGTTAAGGCTGTAAATGGTTACGTTAATTTTTTCATAAACTATGCAGAGTTTGCGAAGCTGTTAATGAGTGAGATACTTAGCAAGGCGACCGATTATGGGAGGAGTGAAATTGGAAAGGGCAAGAAGGTGATAGTAGAGCACACCTCGGTAAACCCAACAAAACCTCTCCATATGGGACATGCAAGGAATGCAATTCTCGGAGATACTATAGCCAGAATTCTGAGGTTCTTAGGCTACGAGGTTGAAGTGCAAAACTATGTAGATGACCTAGGTGTTCAGTTCGCCCAGGTGTACTGGGGTTATCTGAACTTGAAGGAGAAGTTTGAGGAAATATACAGCCAGCTCAAGGAAACAGGCCTTAAAGACGATCCCATAGATCATGCTTTGGGACTCTTGTACGTTGAGATTAACAAGTTAATTGAGGAGAATCCTGAGGTTGATAAGGAGATTAGAAAGCTCATGAGGAAACTTGAGGAAGGAGATCCCGAGGGCAGAAGGTTGGCTGAGGAAGTTGTAAGGGCCCAGATGGAGACCACTTATAGGTTGAAGATTACCTATGACCTGCTAGTTTGGGAGAGCGACATCGTTGCTAGGAGGCTTTTTGAAATAGCATTGAAACTCCTTGAAAAGAATGAGAACTTTTATACCCCCCAGGAAGGCAAGTATAAGGGAGCTTTCGTTATGGATCTCAGTAAGTTGTTCCCTGACATGAAGAACCCCCACCTGGTCTTGAGGAGGAGCGATGGAACGGCCACCTACACTGGGAAGGACATAGCATATCATCTGTGGAAGTTCGGCAAAGTTGATGTTGATTTACTATATAAGAGGTGGGACTTCCACGCTTGGACTACTGCCCCTGATGGGGATCCAATGCCGGGAAGGTTCGGAAATGCTGATGTCGTGATAAACGTCATCGGGGCCGAGCAGAAGCATCCTCAGCTTGCCATTAAGTACGCCTTGCAGCTCTTAGGGTACGAGGACGCGGCAAACAACTTCCATCACTTAGCCTATGAGCATGTGGAGAGTCCAGAAGGAAAGTTCTCCGGAAGGAAGGGGACCTGGGTTGGGTTTACTGTCGATGAGGTGCTAAACGAGGCAATAAAGAGGGCAAGGGAGCTGATAGAAGAGAAGAGCCCAGGACTCTCCGAGGAGGAAAAGGATGAGATTGCTCAGAAGGTTGGGATTGGCGCCGTTAGATATAGCCTAATTAAATACAGCCCTGATAAGAAGGTCGTGTTCAGGTGGGAGGATGTCTTAAACTTTGAGGGGGAGAGCGCTCCGTACATCCAATACGCCCATGCTAGATGTGCTTCGATCCTAAGGAAGGCTGAGGAGAATGGAATAGTAACCGATTGGAAGGTGCTCTTAGGCGTTGCTAACTTTGAAAAGCTTACAGAGAGGGAGAGGGAGGTATTGATGCTCCTAGCAAAGTTCCCAGAGATAGTTGAGCAGGCTGGAAGGGACGTGAAGCCCCACCTAATAGCTTGGTACGCCAATGAGTTAGCTTCGCTGTTTAACAAGTTCTACATGGATCACCCAGTTATAAAGGCAGAAAGGGGGATTAGGGAGGCAAGATTATTGCTAGTCATGGCAGTGAAGCAGGTTCTCCGGAATGCACTTTGGCTCATGGGCATCGATGCGCCTGAGAAGATGTGA